In Sulfitobacter sp. M39, the following proteins share a genomic window:
- a CDS encoding NADH-quinone oxidoreductase subunit D: MDGTKGFEDALTGEQKIRNFNINFGPQHPAAHGVLRLVLELDGEIVERCDPHIGLLHRGTEKLMESRTYLQNLPYFDRLDYVAPMNQEHAWCLAIEKLTGVEVPRRASLIRVLYSEIGRILSHLLNVTTQAMDVGALTPPLWGFEEREDLMIFYERACGARLHAAYFRPGGVHQDLPPALLDDIEAWTHKFLSGFMVDVDQLLTENRIFKQRNADIGIVSEQDIQDWGFSGVMVRGSGLAWDLRRAQPYECYDEFDFQIPTGVNGDCYDRYLVRMEEMRQSTYIIQQAIEKLRAPEGQGDVLARGKITPPSRTAMKTDMESLIHHFKLYTEGFHVPAGEVYCAVEAPKGEFGVYLVADGSNKPYRAKLRAPGYLHLQAMDYIAKGHQLADVAAIIGTMDIVFGEVDR; encoded by the coding sequence ATGGACGGCACCAAAGGTTTCGAAGACGCCCTGACCGGCGAGCAGAAGATCCGCAACTTCAACATCAACTTCGGCCCGCAACACCCTGCGGCGCACGGGGTTCTGCGTCTGGTTCTCGAACTCGACGGCGAGATCGTCGAACGCTGCGATCCGCATATCGGCCTGCTGCACCGTGGCACCGAAAAGCTGATGGAAAGCCGCACCTACCTGCAGAACCTGCCGTATTTCGACCGGCTGGATTACGTGGCCCCGATGAACCAGGAACACGCCTGGTGTCTGGCCATCGAAAAGCTGACCGGCGTCGAGGTGCCCCGTCGCGCCTCTCTGATCCGCGTGCTCTATTCCGAGATCGGCCGCATCCTGTCGCACCTGCTGAACGTCACCACGCAGGCGATGGACGTAGGTGCACTGACACCGCCGCTTTGGGGCTTTGAAGAACGCGAAGATCTGATGATCTTCTACGAACGCGCCTGCGGTGCCCGTCTTCACGCGGCCTATTTCCGGCCCGGAGGTGTTCATCAGGATCTGCCGCCTGCGCTGCTTGATGATATCGAGGCATGGACCCACAAGTTCCTGTCGGGCTTCATGGTCGACGTGGATCAGCTGCTGACAGAAAACCGGATCTTCAAACAGCGTAACGCTGACATCGGCATCGTGTCTGAACAGGACATCCAGGATTGGGGCTTCTCGGGCGTGATGGTCCGCGGCTCTGGCCTGGCGTGGGATTTGCGCCGTGCGCAGCCCTATGAATGCTACGATGAATTCGACTTCCAGATTCCGACCGGTGTGAACGGCGATTGCTATGACCGCTACCTCGTCCGCATGGAAGAAATGCGCCAGTCCACCTACATCATCCAGCAAGCCATCGAGAAGCTGCGCGCGCCCGAAGGGCAGGGCGATGTATTGGCGCGGGGCAAGATCACGCCCCCCAGCCGGACCGCGATGAAAACCGACATGGAAAGCCTGATCCACCACTTCAAGCTCTACACCGAAGGGTTCCACGTCCCCGCCGGCGAAGTCTATTGCGCTGTCGAGGCCCCAAAGGGCGAATTCGGCGTCTACCTTGTGGCGGATGGTTCGAACAAACCCTACCGTGCCAAACTGCGCGCGCCCGGCTACCTGCACCTGCAAGCGATGGATTACATCGCCAAGGGGCACCAGCTGGCGGATGTCGCGGCGATCATCGGCACCATGGACATCGTTTTCGGAGAGGTCGACCGTTGA
- a CDS encoding NADH-quinone oxidoreductase subunit C translates to MSEQLNELGAYIEAKRPDCILGWDIAFDELNMDVTQANLPGLVEFIKSDATCRFSSLVDITAVDYPGRAKRFDVVYHFLSMYQNQRIRLRVAAREEDMVPSIVDIHPSANWFEREVFDMFGIIFAGHPDLRRLLTDYGFRGYPLRKDFPTTGYTEVRYDESEKRVVYEPVSLVQEYRQFDFMSPWEGAEYILPGDEKPEAK, encoded by the coding sequence ATGTCAGAACAACTGAACGAACTTGGCGCGTATATCGAAGCGAAACGCCCCGACTGTATCCTCGGCTGGGACATCGCCTTTGACGAGCTGAACATGGATGTCACCCAGGCCAATCTGCCCGGTCTGGTAGAATTTATCAAAAGCGACGCGACCTGCCGTTTCTCCTCGCTGGTGGATATCACCGCGGTGGATTACCCGGGCCGCGCCAAACGCTTTGATGTCGTCTATCATTTCCTGTCGATGTACCAGAACCAGCGCATCCGCTTGCGCGTCGCCGCGCGCGAAGAGGATATGGTCCCCTCGATCGTCGATATCCACCCGTCGGCCAACTGGTTCGAACGCGAGGTCTTTGACATGTTCGGCATCATCTTTGCCGGCCACCCCGACCTGCGTCGCCTGCTGACCGACTACGGGTTCCGCGGCTACCCGCTGCGTAAGGATTTCCCAACCACCGGCTATACCGAAGTCCGCTATGACGAGAGCGAAAAGCGCGTGGTCTATGAACCCGTGAGCCTCGTTCAGGAATATCGCCAGTTCGACTTTATGTCGCCTTGGGAAGGGGCCGAATATATTCTGCCGGGCGATGAAAAGCCGGAGGCAAAATAA
- a CDS encoding NuoB/complex I 20 kDa subunit family protein, with protein MAVAAAGANVAGMDRDVATQNLNKELQDKGFLLTSTEDIINWARTGSLHWMTFGLACCAVEMMHTSMPRYDLERFGTAPRASPRQSDLMIVAGTLTNKMAPALRKVYDQMPEPRYVISMGSCANGGGYYHYSYSVVRGCDRVVPVDVYVPGCPPTAEALLYGIMQLQRKIRRTGTIVR; from the coding sequence ATGGCAGTAGCAGCCGCCGGGGCCAATGTGGCCGGGATGGACCGCGATGTGGCCACCCAGAACCTGAATAAGGAACTGCAGGACAAAGGTTTCCTGCTGACCTCGACCGAAGACATCATTAACTGGGCGCGTACCGGCTCGCTGCACTGGATGACTTTTGGTCTGGCCTGCTGCGCCGTCGAGATGATGCACACCTCGATGCCGCGCTACGATCTGGAACGTTTTGGTACCGCGCCACGCGCGTCTCCGCGTCAGTCCGACCTGATGATTGTTGCGGGCACGTTGACCAACAAGATGGCACCGGCATTGCGCAAGGTCTATGACCAGATGCCGGAACCGCGCTATGTGATTTCTATGGGGTCCTGCGCCAATGGCGGCGGCTATTACCACTACAGCTATTCCGTGGTGCGCGGCTGTGACCGTGTCGTGCCTGTCGATGTCTATGTGCCCGGCTGCCCCCCCACGGCAGAGGCGTTGCTTTATGGTATCATGCAGCTGCAGCGCAAAATCCGCCGCACCGGCACAATTGTTCGCTAA
- a CDS encoding NADH-quinone oxidoreductase subunit A: MDDMMREYLPILLFLAVAIVLGIVLILAAVVLAVRNPDPEKVSAYECGFNAFDDARMKFDVRFYLVSILFIIFDLEIAFLFPWAVAFQDVSMAGFWSMMVFLAVLTAGFAYEWKKGALEWQ; encoded by the coding sequence TTGGACGACATGATGCGGGAATACCTGCCGATCCTACTTTTTCTAGCCGTGGCGATTGTCCTTGGCATTGTTTTGATCCTGGCCGCCGTCGTGCTGGCCGTGCGCAACCCGGACCCTGAAAAAGTGTCGGCCTATGAATGCGGGTTCAACGCCTTTGATGACGCCCGGATGAAATTTGATGTGCGGTTCTACCTCGTGTCGATCCTGTTCATCATCTTTGACCTCGAAATCGCTTTCCTCTTCCCCTGGGCCGTGGCCTTTCAGGACGTGAGCATGGCCGGTTTCTGGTCGATGATGGTCTTTCTTGCCGTGCTGACAGCCGGCTTTGCATATGAGTGGAAAAAGGGAGCACTGGAATGGCAGTAG
- a CDS encoding NAD-dependent epimerase/dehydratase family protein: MRILFTGGSGKAGRHVIPYLLEQGHQVLNVDQQPLDHPGVDNRIADITDAGQMHDVMHSLMNLGELDQGTAAQGVDAVVHFAAVPRILITSDTEVFRVNTLGTYHVIDAAVKAGVPKIIFASSETTYGICFAHGERKPDYIPVDEDHPTVPEDSYAMSKVCNEATARSFQARTGADIYGLRINNVIEPHEYASLFPGFIHDPDQRRRNIFAYIDARDLGQMVQRCLEVDGLGYEVFNVANADTSVAAQTSDLIERYYKDVRQTRDMGQFETFFSIEKARDLLGFAPQHSWRESCDLLEK; the protein is encoded by the coding sequence ATGCGTATTCTATTCACCGGCGGCAGCGGCAAGGCGGGGCGGCATGTGATCCCCTATCTGCTGGAGCAGGGGCATCAGGTGTTGAACGTGGATCAGCAGCCGCTGGATCACCCCGGCGTTGACAACCGCATCGCCGATATCACCGACGCGGGCCAGATGCATGATGTGATGCATAGTCTGATGAACTTGGGCGAACTGGATCAGGGCACCGCCGCGCAGGGGGTTGACGCCGTTGTGCATTTCGCAGCCGTGCCGCGCATTCTGATCACGTCGGATACGGAGGTGTTTCGGGTCAATACGCTTGGCACCTATCATGTCATTGATGCTGCCGTGAAAGCAGGTGTGCCCAAGATCATCTTTGCCTCATCCGAGACGACCTATGGCATCTGCTTTGCCCATGGGGAGCGCAAGCCTGACTATATCCCCGTCGATGAGGACCACCCGACCGTGCCCGAAGACAGCTATGCCATGTCCAAGGTCTGTAACGAGGCGACGGCGCGCAGCTTTCAGGCGCGCACGGGCGCGGACATCTACGGGTTGAGAATCAACAACGTGATCGAACCGCATGAATACGCCAGTCTTTTCCCCGGCTTCATTCACGACCCCGATCAACGTCGGCGCAATATCTTTGCCTACATCGATGCCCGCGATCTGGGGCAGATGGTGCAGCGCTGTCTCGAGGTCGACGGCTTGGGGTACGAGGTGTTCAATGTGGCCAACGCCGACACCTCTGTCGCCGCACAAACGTCTGACTTGATTGAGCGCTACTATAAAGACGTGCGCCAGACCCGCGATATGGGCCAGTTCGAGACATTCTTCAGCATCGAAAAGGCGCGTGACCTGCTGGGGTTCGCGCCGCAGCACAGTTGGCGCGAGAGCTGCGATCTGCTGGAAAAATAG
- a CDS encoding crotonase/enoyl-CoA hydratase family protein translates to MYETLKLETDARGVATLTLAREEKHNAMSAQMIAELTGAAAALAADDAVRVVVLTGAGKSFCAGGDLGWMQAQRDMDGPTRSAEAGKLAAMLGALNALPKPLIGRVQGNAFGGGVGMASVCDVAIGVDTLKMGFTETRLGIIPATIGPYVLARMGEGRARRVFMSARLFDAAEAVDLGLLARAVPADALDAAIEAEVVPYLSCAPGAVAAAKQLARDLGPRIDAQVVDHTIAALADRWETEEAAEGIGAFFDKRKASWITG, encoded by the coding sequence ATGTACGAAACACTGAAGCTGGAGACCGACGCGCGCGGGGTCGCGACGTTGACGTTGGCGCGCGAGGAAAAGCATAACGCCATGTCCGCGCAGATGATCGCGGAGTTGACCGGGGCCGCCGCCGCCTTGGCCGCTGATGACGCTGTGCGGGTCGTGGTGCTGACCGGCGCGGGCAAAAGCTTTTGCGCGGGCGGTGATCTGGGCTGGATGCAGGCGCAGCGCGATATGGATGGGCCGACACGCTCGGCCGAGGCAGGCAAGCTGGCCGCGATGCTGGGCGCGCTGAACGCGCTGCCCAAGCCCTTGATCGGTCGGGTGCAGGGCAACGCTTTTGGTGGCGGAGTCGGCATGGCCTCGGTCTGTGACGTGGCGATCGGGGTTGATACGTTGAAGATGGGGTTCACCGAGACGCGGCTGGGGATCATTCCGGCCACCATCGGCCCCTATGTGCTGGCCCGTATGGGCGAGGGGCGCGCGCGGCGTGTGTTCATGTCGGCCCGTCTGTTTGACGCGGCAGAGGCGGTCGATCTGGGGTTGCTGGCCCGTGCCGTGCCGGCGGATGCGCTGGACGCTGCGATCGAGGCCGAGGTCGTGCCCTATCTGTCCTGTGCGCCGGGGGCCGTGGCAGCGGCGAAACAGCTCGCGCGGGATCTGGGGCCGCGGATCGACGCGCAGGTCGTGGACCATACCATCGCCGCATTGGCCGACCGCTGGGAAACCGAAGAGGCGGCCGAGGGAATCGGTGCCTTCTTCGACAAGCGCAAGGCGTCCTGGATTACGGGTTGA
- a CDS encoding hydroxymethylglutaryl-CoA lyase: MDKGFCEIFEVGPRDGLQNEAREIPVSEKIALVDLLSRAGFSRIEVASFVSPKWVPQMAGSGEVLGGIARVEGVRYAALTPNMRGYEDAVAAKAGEIAVFASASEGFSQKNINASIEEAFERFAPILEQARHVDMPVRGYVSCVVECPYDGAVAPSKVADVADRLFSMGCYEVSLGDTIGAGTPDTIARMLLAVRDVVPVGRLAGHYHDTNGRAMDNIDASLSMGVRVFDAAVGGLGGCPYAPGAAGNVATEKVNAHLAALGYDTGLDQAVIEEAAEKARRMRAG; this comes from the coding sequence TATTCGAGGTCGGTCCACGGGACGGGCTGCAAAACGAGGCGCGCGAAATTCCGGTATCGGAGAAAATCGCGCTGGTCGACCTGCTGAGCCGTGCGGGGTTTTCCCGGATCGAGGTGGCGAGCTTTGTCAGCCCCAAATGGGTGCCGCAGATGGCCGGATCGGGTGAGGTTCTGGGCGGGATTGCTCGGGTCGAGGGGGTGCGTTATGCCGCGCTGACCCCCAATATGCGGGGCTACGAGGATGCGGTCGCGGCCAAAGCGGGGGAAATCGCGGTGTTCGCCTCGGCCAGCGAGGGGTTCAGCCAGAAGAATATCAACGCCAGCATCGAGGAGGCGTTCGAGCGTTTCGCGCCGATCCTAGAGCAGGCACGCCATGTGGATATGCCAGTGCGGGGCTATGTCTCTTGCGTGGTGGAATGCCCCTATGACGGGGCGGTCGCGCCCTCCAAGGTGGCGGATGTGGCAGATCGTCTTTTCTCTATGGGCTGCTATGAGGTCTCGCTTGGGGATACCATCGGGGCGGGCACGCCGGATACGATTGCGCGCATGTTGCTGGCGGTGCGCGATGTGGTGCCCGTGGGGCGTTTGGCCGGGCATTACCATGATACAAACGGGCGGGCGATGGACAATATTGATGCATCCCTGTCCATGGGCGTGCGGGTGTTCGATGCCGCCGTAGGCGGTTTGGGGGGGTGCCCCTATGCGCCGGGGGCCGCGGGCAATGTTGCTACGGAAAAGGTCAACGCGCATCTGGCGGCGCTTGGCTATGACACCGGGTTGGATCAGGCGGTGATAGAAGAAGCCGCCGAGAAGGCGCGGCGGATGAGGGCAGGATGA